In Candidatus Binataceae bacterium, one genomic interval encodes:
- a CDS encoding DUF692 domain-containing protein — protein sequence MKRSAFPFLGFGVGLRRQHYAHILERRPAMDWFEVISENFMVAGGRPLEVLAAVRDRAPLVLHGVSLSIGTTDPLNRKYLADLRALARRFEPAWISDHLCWTGVAGHNLHDLLPLPYTAEVVRHVSQRIREVQDFLERPILLENVSSYLTFRDSTLSEWEFLRAVTEQADCGILLDINNIFVNAFNHRFSAELYLDAIPVERVVQFHLAGHSDHGTHLLDTHDQPVREEVWALYQRAVRRFGAVSTLIEWDDNIPEFSVLADTAERARRICEATVTADMTGDEFSAQRPAESPVSAYHRA from the coding sequence ATGAAGCGCTCTGCGTTTCCGTTTCTTGGTTTTGGGGTTGGTCTACGCCGGCAGCACTACGCCCATATCCTGGAGCGGCGTCCGGCGATGGACTGGTTTGAGGTAATTTCCGAAAATTTCATGGTCGCCGGCGGCCGTCCGCTGGAGGTGCTTGCGGCGGTGCGCGACCGCGCCCCGCTTGTCCTGCACGGCGTCTCGCTTTCCATTGGGACCACCGATCCCCTCAACCGAAAGTACCTCGCTGATTTGCGCGCCCTGGCGAGGCGATTCGAGCCCGCCTGGATTTCAGACCATCTCTGCTGGACCGGAGTCGCGGGACACAATCTCCATGATTTGCTTCCGTTGCCTTACACGGCGGAGGTGGTTCGCCACGTGTCGCAGCGAATCCGGGAAGTGCAGGATTTTCTGGAACGCCCGATACTGCTGGAAAACGTTTCCAGCTACCTGACGTTCCGTGATTCGACTCTGAGTGAATGGGAGTTTCTGCGCGCGGTCACCGAGCAGGCCGACTGCGGCATTCTGCTCGACATCAACAATATTTTCGTCAACGCCTTCAATCATCGTTTCAGCGCCGAACTATACCTCGACGCGATTCCCGTCGAGCGGGTCGTGCAGTTTCATCTGGCCGGGCATAGCGATCATGGTACTCACTTGCTCGATACTCACGACCAGCCCGTGCGCGAGGAAGTGTGGGCACTATATCAGCGCGCGGTGCGGCGGTTTGGAGCAGTATCCACACTGATCGAATGGGACGACAACATTCCCGAGTTCAGTGTGCTCGCCGACACTGCGGAACGCGCGCGCCGTATCTGTGAAGCCACCGTCACGGCGGACATGACTGGCGATGAGTTTTCAGCTCAAAGACCTGCAGAATCTCCTGTATCGGCTTATCACCGCGCCTAG
- a CDS encoding HPP family protein: MCGAEIASKPQSLPAGEAGLAGGGRLAAEAIALIYIGVIAWIASATGAFYVLFPELGALSHDVFTRPRGTWARAPVLLAITPPLAGAIGIAITRTLPYGMLSVLTVVCTSMLLIVALKSPIAPSISAGLLPLVLGVKSWWYPPAILFGTILLAALASVWRRYWERDHYTSRLADRTEDALERSPHNYRDLLPLIAFVAAATAAVELTNLRFILFPPLVVIGFEMFGHPEICPWAARLLVLPVACFLTAAAGLILFKLVGGNPLTAVLAMAAGIAVLRVLDLHVPPGLAVALLPMVMDHPTYAYPFSVGIGTLSMTLWFRGWKALATRHFPGHPA, encoded by the coding sequence GTGTGTGGAGCTGAGATCGCAAGCAAACCCCAGTCGCTTCCTGCGGGCGAGGCTGGCCTTGCTGGGGGTGGGCGACTTGCAGCAGAGGCGATCGCCCTGATCTACATCGGGGTTATCGCATGGATCGCGTCCGCAACCGGAGCATTCTACGTACTGTTCCCCGAGCTCGGTGCCCTCTCGCACGATGTTTTCACCCGACCGCGCGGCACCTGGGCCAGAGCGCCGGTTCTGCTTGCTATCACTCCGCCGCTGGCCGGAGCGATCGGAATCGCGATAACGCGCACGCTGCCATATGGAATGCTTTCCGTGCTGACGGTGGTGTGCACTTCGATGCTCCTGATCGTCGCGCTGAAGTCTCCGATCGCGCCGTCCATCTCGGCAGGACTGCTACCTCTGGTGCTGGGTGTAAAGAGCTGGTGGTACCCTCCGGCGATTCTGTTCGGGACAATTCTCCTCGCCGCGCTGGCAAGTGTGTGGCGTCGCTATTGGGAGCGGGACCACTATACAAGCCGGCTCGCCGACCGCACCGAAGACGCACTCGAACGTTCGCCGCATAACTACCGCGATTTGCTCCCGCTCATCGCTTTCGTCGCGGCGGCGACCGCCGCGGTTGAGCTGACAAACCTTCGTTTCATTTTGTTTCCGCCGCTGGTCGTCATCGGATTCGAAATGTTCGGACATCCTGAAATATGCCCGTGGGCGGCACGCCTCCTGGTTCTACCCGTGGCATGTTTTCTCACCGCAGCTGCGGGATTGATTCTTTTCAAACTCGTGGGCGGCAATCCGCTGACGGCCGTGCTGGCCATGGCGGCAGGAATCGCGGTGCTGCGGGTTTTAGATCTTCACGTTCCGCCGGGCCTTGCAGTGGCCTTACTCCCGATGGTGATGGACCATCCGACCTATGCCTACCCGTTCTCGGTCGGGATCGGCACACTCTCGATGACGCTATGGTTTCGGGGATGGAAGGCGCTGGCAACCAGACACTTCCCGGGCCACCCCGCCTGA
- a CDS encoding DNA-binding domain-containing protein has product MSFQLKDLQNLLYRLITAPSGVAEGLGAEHALPAGRLGPLVDGDERLSAEARVDVYADMYFYRLLEVLKEDYPATLAVLGEANFHNLITAYLIEHRPSEPSVRGAGKFLANFLRGHPLRAEAPFVADLAMLERAITDVFCAADACLLEAAEMNALQPELWGAVKMRRIPASAVLRAQWRVAEVVRAVEEKRGWKSPGRERNRILVSRRNSRVFYREIGSNEAAALAILGRTTKFAKVCEVLAGGLSPDQAPQAIRDTLARWLAEGLITRAARGKRDQPRSSS; this is encoded by the coding sequence ATGAGTTTTCAGCTCAAAGACCTGCAGAATCTCCTGTATCGGCTTATCACCGCGCCTAGCGGCGTAGCCGAAGGACTTGGTGCCGAACACGCGCTGCCCGCGGGCAGGCTGGGGCCGCTCGTCGACGGTGACGAGCGCTTGTCCGCCGAGGCTCGGGTCGACGTTTACGCCGACATGTACTTCTACCGCTTGCTGGAAGTACTCAAGGAGGATTACCCGGCGACCTTGGCGGTGCTGGGTGAAGCCAACTTCCATAATTTAATCACCGCCTATCTCATCGAACATCGGCCCAGCGAGCCATCGGTGCGGGGGGCGGGAAAATTTCTGGCCAATTTTCTGCGCGGGCATCCGTTACGCGCGGAGGCGCCGTTTGTTGCGGACCTCGCAATGCTGGAGCGCGCGATCACCGACGTCTTTTGCGCTGCGGACGCGTGCTTGCTCGAAGCAGCGGAGATGAACGCGCTCCAGCCGGAGCTCTGGGGTGCGGTTAAGATGCGCAGAATCCCGGCCAGTGCGGTTTTGCGCGCGCAATGGCGGGTTGCTGAGGTTGTGCGGGCGGTCGAGGAGAAACGTGGTTGGAAGTCGCCCGGGCGCGAGCGCAATCGGATATTGGTGTCGCGTCGAAATTCGCGAGTGTTCTATCGCGAAATCGGTTCCAACGAAGCTGCCGCGCTCGCGATTCTTGGGCGTACGACCAAGTTCGCCAAGGTCTGTGAGGTTCTCGCCGGGGGTCTTTCGCCGGATCAGGCCCCGCAGGCAATCCGTGACACCCTTGCGCGCTGGCTGGCCGAGGGACTCATCACTCGGGCTGCCAGGGGGAAGCGGGACCAGCCACGCTCGTCATCTTGA
- a CDS encoding GNAT family N-acetyltransferase codes for MAFGRSIITSGGEPRVEQVSSRHALEEFARLPYQVYAGRPAWWPPDVQNEIDFLTRRTPVAPYLDIAGFCAWRGEQMVARVSAVVNRRYNDHWNERLGHLIHFEALEEENQATVAMLRAAMEWLRTRGMVAVRSGFAAFLDYPYAIDNYERLPSFLLRGNPAYYHCYLKEAGFEVEKGQVDYTAPLDSAMQSRYRNIVDATLARGVSIKSWRQYGFLAAIDAWTEVTNAAFVRHWGWNPVTRAEVRPMLVSLGDTAVADLSIIAEVQGEVIGAVFSVPDWSTMLARINHGVTLDPDRGGGTRGALINIGVTESARGHGIALTMAARSFLTMAQQGMRYAGYTLVLDDNWASRRTAESLGARVTDNFVTYRHNF; via the coding sequence ATGGCATTCGGCAGATCAATCATCACGTCCGGGGGCGAACCTCGGGTCGAGCAGGTCAGCAGCCGGCACGCACTCGAAGAATTTGCGCGGTTGCCATACCAGGTCTACGCGGGACGCCCTGCCTGGTGGCCGCCGGATGTTCAGAACGAAATCGATTTCCTCACGCGGCGCACTCCGGTCGCACCCTATCTAGACATTGCCGGGTTCTGCGCGTGGCGCGGGGAGCAGATGGTGGCGCGAGTGAGCGCGGTGGTAAACCGCCGCTACAACGATCACTGGAACGAACGGCTCGGACACCTGATTCATTTCGAGGCGCTGGAAGAAGAGAACCAGGCGACCGTAGCCATGCTTCGCGCGGCGATGGAATGGCTGCGTACGCGCGGGATGGTGGCGGTGCGCAGCGGATTTGCCGCCTTTCTCGACTACCCCTACGCAATCGACAACTACGAGCGCCTACCCTCATTCCTGCTGCGGGGCAATCCTGCCTACTACCACTGCTATCTCAAGGAAGCTGGCTTCGAGGTCGAGAAGGGCCAAGTCGATTACACCGCTCCGCTCGATAGCGCGATGCAGTCGCGCTACCGGAACATTGTCGACGCAACGCTGGCTCGCGGGGTGAGCATCAAAAGCTGGCGGCAATACGGCTTTCTCGCCGCCATCGACGCCTGGACCGAAGTAACCAACGCCGCATTCGTGCGCCATTGGGGATGGAACCCGGTGACCCGTGCGGAGGTACGTCCGATGCTGGTTTCGCTGGGCGACACCGCGGTCGCGGACTTATCGATCATTGCCGAAGTCCAAGGTGAGGTGATCGGAGCGGTTTTCTCGGTGCCCGACTGGAGCACCATGCTCGCGCGTATCAACCATGGGGTCACGCTCGACCCCGACCGTGGTGGCGGTACCCGCGGCGCCCTCATCAATATCGGGGTGACGGAAAGCGCACGAGGCCACGGGATTGCTCTGACCATGGCCGCACGATCGTTTCTTACCATGGCGCAACAAGGTATGCGCTACGCGGGCTACACGCTGGTGCTCGACGACAACTGGGCATCGCGCCGCACCGCAGAGAGCCTCGGTGCTCGCGTAACCGACAATTTCGTGACCTACCGGCACAATTTCTGA